One Glutamicibacter halophytocola DNA segment encodes these proteins:
- a CDS encoding 3-hydroxyacyl-CoA dehydrogenase — protein sequence MQLTNTTVLGTGVLGSQILFQTAYHGLPAIGFDISDEALHAASGRLDALVAEYASFFGDPAKAQAARESIQLTTDLAQAVKGADLVIEAVPENLEIKEQTYQKLAALAPQHTIFATNSSTLLPSDIAPFTGRPEKFLALHYANNIWKNNTGEVMGTASTSAEAYEAVVDFAERTGLVPIRVLKEQPGYVLNSLLVPFLESASHLLVNEVADAATIDTTWKLGTGAPYGPFEIYDIVGLNTAYHISSHGDETSKKFAELLKNEYIDHGKLGVATGEGFYKYN from the coding sequence ATGCAACTGACAAATACAACCGTGCTGGGCACTGGGGTTCTCGGTTCACAGATCCTCTTCCAAACCGCCTACCACGGGCTGCCAGCCATTGGCTTCGACATCAGCGATGAAGCCCTTCACGCAGCCTCCGGACGCCTCGATGCACTGGTAGCCGAATATGCCTCGTTTTTTGGCGACCCTGCCAAGGCCCAAGCGGCTCGGGAATCAATCCAGCTGACCACAGACCTGGCCCAAGCCGTCAAAGGCGCAGACCTGGTCATCGAAGCTGTTCCGGAAAACTTGGAAATCAAGGAACAGACTTACCAAAAGCTGGCCGCGCTCGCTCCTCAGCACACGATCTTTGCGACCAATTCCTCAACATTGCTGCCCTCGGACATCGCGCCGTTCACCGGCCGGCCTGAAAAATTCTTGGCATTGCACTACGCCAACAACATCTGGAAGAACAACACCGGCGAAGTCATGGGCACAGCCAGCACCAGCGCTGAAGCCTACGAGGCTGTGGTCGATTTTGCAGAACGCACCGGGCTGGTCCCCATCCGTGTGCTCAAGGAACAACCAGGCTATGTGCTCAATTCGCTGCTCGTTCCATTCCTGGAGTCCGCCAGCCACCTATTGGTCAACGAAGTTGCCGACGCCGCCACCATCGACACGACCTGGAAACTGGGTACTGGCGCCCCTTACGGACCCTTTGAAATCTACGACATCGTTGGATTGAATACCGCCTATCACATCTCCAGCCATGGAGATGAAACCAGCAAGAAGTTCGCCGAGCTGTTGAAAAACGAATACATCGATCACGGCAAACTTGGCGTAGCCACGGGCGAAGGATTCTACAAGTACAACTGA
- the nrdI gene encoding class Ib ribonucleoside-diphosphate reductase assembly flavoprotein NrdI, whose amino-acid sequence MSPTALADKQNAEAREPVEFTKSNLIYFSSVSENTKRFVEKLEMDAARIPVFATEPQLISTAPYVLLIPTYGGERGKHSIVPQIMKFLRHDENRANLRGVIGAGNTNFGEYYCIAAKRIAQKCSVPVLYTFELMGTSEDVLNVKEGLETFWTPASQNWQER is encoded by the coding sequence ATGTCACCCACAGCTCTTGCTGACAAGCAGAACGCTGAGGCCCGCGAACCAGTCGAGTTCACGAAATCGAATCTGATCTACTTTTCATCGGTTTCGGAGAACACCAAGAGATTCGTGGAAAAACTTGAGATGGATGCGGCTCGGATTCCGGTTTTTGCGACCGAACCGCAGCTCATCTCCACTGCTCCGTATGTATTGCTCATCCCCACCTATGGTGGAGAACGAGGCAAGCATTCAATTGTCCCGCAAATTATGAAGTTCCTGCGGCATGACGAAAATCGGGCAAACCTTCGCGGTGTAATCGGCGCGGGAAACACAAACTTCGGCGAGTACTACTGCATCGCGGCTAAGCGTATTGCCCAGAAATGCAGCGTACCCGTACTTTATACATTCGAACTTATGGGAACCTCGGAAGACGTTCTCAACGTCAAAGAAGGGCTTGAAACCTTTTGGACACCAGCGTCGCAGAATTGGCAGGAACGATGA
- a CDS encoding YggS family pyridoxal phosphate-dependent enzyme: MTSQPAAAHAATTEDFIRNLAAVNQRIAAACTVAGREAGSVRLLPVTKTIGVERLELAIAAGVDTLGENKVQEAQGKYESFHERFPHLRYAVIGPLQTNKAKFVAQFADEFHALDSLKLAQTLQRRLELEDRTLEVFIQVNTSGEESKSGVLASEAAGLLASLAPLDRLTPVGLMTMAANTTNEQQVRSSFASLRHTLQQLQPEAPEGFKHLSMGMSGDYELAIAEGATVVRVGQGIFGARNYA, encoded by the coding sequence TTGACTTCGCAACCAGCTGCCGCCCATGCGGCTACTACCGAGGATTTCATTCGCAACCTGGCAGCGGTCAACCAGCGCATCGCCGCCGCGTGCACTGTTGCGGGCCGCGAGGCCGGCTCCGTGCGCTTGCTGCCGGTGACCAAGACCATCGGCGTCGAACGCCTGGAACTGGCTATTGCCGCCGGGGTGGATACCTTGGGGGAGAACAAGGTGCAAGAGGCGCAAGGCAAGTACGAGAGCTTCCATGAGCGTTTCCCGCACCTGCGCTATGCCGTCATCGGCCCCCTCCAGACGAACAAGGCGAAGTTCGTGGCGCAGTTCGCCGACGAATTCCATGCCCTGGACTCCTTGAAGCTTGCCCAGACGCTGCAACGCCGCCTGGAGCTGGAGGATCGCACGCTGGAAGTCTTCATCCAGGTCAATACATCCGGCGAGGAAAGCAAATCGGGGGTTCTGGCTTCCGAGGCCGCCGGGCTGCTGGCCTCCTTGGCGCCGCTGGATCGGCTCACGCCCGTGGGGCTGATGACCATGGCGGCCAACACCACCAACGAGCAGCAGGTTCGCAGCAGCTTCGCCTCCTTGCGCCACACCTTGCAGCAGCTGCAGCCAGAAGCCCCTGAGGGCTTCAAGCACCTGTCGATGGGCATGAGCGGCGACTATGAGCTCGCTATCGCCGAAGGCGCCACCGTGGTGCGTGTGGGCCAAGGGATCTTCGGAGCACGCAACTACGCCTGA
- a CDS encoding esterase-like activity of phytase family protein has protein sequence MYENHPDGAEGTTAAEISTVSEDGNTLIYSDALSRSVGFVDISDPSKPQGLGLLGLHQLGSAEDEPTSVAAYGPYVFVVVNTSASYSEPSGRVDVVRIADRSLVHSFELPGQPDSIAISKGGAYAGIAIENERDEDAGDGGLPQAPAGSVAILDLKSGSPEEWNLREVPLTSGTPSDPQALPLLAKAGLDTPQDPEPEYVSINSENQLAVTLQENNGMVLIDMPSGKLTRAFSTGTVDLQGIDSTDDGQLDAKGSLHDVPREPDAVAWLRDRYLATANEGDWKGGSRGFSIFDSRTGKVVWDSGNALEQLALAQGLFPESRADKKGVEPEGLAIAQFNGVDYGFVAAERANFVAVYDLSNPKSPRYVQILPSTNGPEGILPIPERGLLAVASETDEDDVRSALSLYSFGADEAQFPQLVSNRNSLVPFGALSGLSPDPKDPGKLYAVSDNAYAAQIYGISLGKPATVDLSISVTGASVELDLEGLAAREDGGFWAAHEGAEGTGNLLVKIDDSGAVVEEVALPEDVVGPLQKQGLEGVAVRGSGDDEQVIFALQREVPGESFVRLGKYLPATGSFSWYGYQLDQPAEDSWNGLSEITALPDGSYAVIERDNQVGPAAQHKAVYQVELPGSEAKGAGAGVAMVDKKLAFDVLPVLEATRGWTQEKLEGLAVAGEEVYVATDNDAVDDATGETVFASLGKASSVFDLESDSPAPTPEPSESSPVPSPSEDEAEPGPSQPAQEPETEDQDSTSGESSSVDPEKVVQAEPEGNLADTGADSLWLIPVGLVVALLGAAAAFKSARERRAK, from the coding sequence GTGTACGAAAACCATCCGGATGGCGCCGAAGGAACCACGGCGGCAGAAATTTCCACCGTTTCCGAAGATGGCAATACCCTGATCTATTCGGACGCACTCTCGAGAAGTGTCGGTTTTGTCGACATTTCTGATCCGTCGAAACCTCAAGGCCTGGGACTTCTGGGATTGCACCAACTTGGCAGTGCCGAAGACGAGCCAACGAGCGTTGCAGCCTACGGGCCGTACGTGTTTGTTGTCGTCAATACCTCCGCAAGCTACAGCGAACCCTCCGGACGGGTGGACGTTGTGCGCATCGCAGACCGCTCGCTCGTGCATAGCTTCGAGTTGCCCGGACAGCCGGATTCCATCGCAATCTCCAAAGGCGGCGCGTATGCGGGCATCGCCATTGAGAACGAACGCGATGAGGATGCCGGCGACGGAGGGCTTCCCCAAGCGCCTGCCGGTTCCGTGGCCATCCTGGATCTCAAGTCAGGCAGCCCAGAAGAGTGGAATCTGCGCGAAGTCCCATTGACTTCTGGAACACCAAGCGATCCCCAAGCCTTGCCGCTCTTGGCAAAAGCCGGCCTGGACACCCCACAGGACCCGGAGCCAGAGTATGTGAGCATCAATTCTGAAAACCAGCTGGCGGTAACCCTCCAAGAAAACAACGGCATGGTGCTTATCGACATGCCAAGCGGCAAGCTCACGCGGGCTTTCAGCACCGGCACTGTCGACCTTCAAGGGATCGACTCGACCGACGATGGCCAACTCGATGCCAAGGGTTCTCTGCACGATGTTCCGCGAGAACCGGATGCTGTTGCCTGGCTCCGGGACCGCTATTTGGCCACCGCCAATGAAGGCGATTGGAAGGGCGGGAGCCGCGGCTTTTCGATCTTTGATTCACGCACGGGAAAGGTTGTTTGGGACTCCGGAAATGCCCTTGAGCAACTCGCGCTAGCCCAGGGCCTCTTCCCCGAAAGCCGTGCGGACAAAAAGGGCGTCGAGCCTGAAGGCCTTGCTATTGCACAGTTCAACGGCGTCGACTACGGATTTGTTGCCGCAGAACGGGCGAACTTTGTCGCCGTCTATGACCTGTCCAATCCAAAGTCTCCGCGTTATGTACAGATTTTGCCCAGTACCAACGGGCCAGAAGGGATCCTGCCCATTCCAGAACGCGGACTGCTTGCGGTTGCTTCTGAAACCGATGAGGACGATGTGCGTTCCGCGCTCAGCCTCTACTCCTTCGGAGCCGACGAGGCGCAATTCCCGCAACTTGTATCAAACCGGAATTCGCTAGTCCCCTTTGGGGCGCTCAGCGGGCTGAGTCCTGACCCGAAAGATCCAGGCAAGCTCTATGCGGTCAGCGATAACGCCTATGCGGCACAGATTTATGGCATCAGCCTTGGCAAGCCGGCAACCGTCGACCTCTCGATTTCCGTCACCGGTGCAAGCGTGGAACTGGACCTTGAAGGTCTGGCTGCACGTGAAGACGGCGGTTTCTGGGCAGCTCATGAAGGAGCCGAGGGAACTGGGAACCTGCTGGTGAAAATCGATGATTCTGGTGCGGTGGTTGAAGAAGTCGCATTGCCGGAAGATGTTGTCGGGCCGCTTCAGAAGCAAGGCCTGGAGGGCGTGGCGGTGCGGGGAAGCGGTGATGATGAGCAGGTGATCTTCGCATTGCAACGCGAAGTCCCGGGCGAGTCATTTGTCCGCCTTGGCAAATATCTTCCTGCCACCGGCTCGTTTAGCTGGTATGGGTACCAGTTGGATCAGCCAGCCGAGGATTCCTGGAATGGGCTCTCGGAGATCACAGCGCTGCCGGACGGCTCCTATGCTGTCATCGAACGTGACAACCAGGTAGGTCCAGCAGCTCAGCACAAGGCGGTATACCAAGTGGAACTGCCCGGGAGTGAAGCCAAGGGTGCCGGTGCAGGCGTAGCCATGGTGGACAAGAAGCTTGCTTTCGATGTCTTGCCGGTGCTTGAAGCAACCCGCGGATGGACCCAGGAGAAGCTTGAAGGCCTGGCCGTGGCAGGGGAAGAAGTCTATGTTGCCACTGACAACGATGCGGTAGATGACGCCACCGGCGAAACTGTCTTCGCCTCTCTGGGCAAAGCATCAAGCGTCTTCGACCTTGAATCCGATAGTCCAGCCCCAACGCCGGAACCAAGCGAATCATCGCCAGTGCCGTCGCCTTCGGAGGATGAAGCAGAGCCTGGGCCGTCGCAGCCTGCGCAAGAACCCGAGACGGAAGACCAGGATTCGACCTCGGGAGAATCAAGCAGCGTTGATCCGGAAAAAGTTGTGCAAGCCGAACCAGAGGGGAATCTGGCAGATACCGGTGCCGATAGCTTGTGGCTGATCCCAGTCGGACTGGTGGTCGCATTGCTCGGTGCGGCCGCGGCATTCAAATCAGCGCGTGAACGCAGAGCCAAATAG
- the nrdH gene encoding glutaredoxin-like protein NrdH, with product MAITVYTKPSCVQCNATYRALDKKGVEYNKVDISQDATALEHVRGLGYMQAPVVVTDDDHWSGFRPDKIELLAPAN from the coding sequence ATGGCCATCACGGTTTACACGAAGCCTTCCTGCGTTCAGTGCAACGCTACTTACCGCGCGTTGGATAAGAAGGGTGTCGAGTACAACAAGGTTGACATCTCACAGGATGCCACTGCCTTGGAGCACGTACGTGGCTTGGGGTACATGCAGGCACCTGTCGTCGTTACCGACGATGATCACTGGTCGGGCTTCCGCCCAGACAAGATCGAATTGCTGGCTCCAGCCAACTAG
- the nrdE gene encoding class 1b ribonucleoside-diphosphate reductase subunit alpha codes for MTSSKELPAQFQGLSYNDLNAMLNLYGPDGKIQFEVDRYAARQYFLDHVNNNTVFFHDLDEKLEYLVKHEYYERETLDQYSMNFIRDLFKHAFNKKFRFETFLGAFKFYTSYTLKTFDGKRYLERYEDRVCMVALHLARGDEKLATQLVDEIIDGRFQPATPTFLNAGKAQRGELVSCFLLRIEDNMESIARAVNSSLQLSKRGGGVALSLTNLREHGAPIKQIENQSSGVIPVMKLLEDSFSYANQLGARQGAGAVYLNAHHPDIYRFLDTKRENADEKIRIKTLSLGVVIPDVTFELARKNEDMYLFSPYDVERVYGVPFSEISVTEKYYEMVDDSRIKKTKISAREFFQTLAEIQFESGYPYIMFEDTVNKANPIAGRITMSNLCSEILQVSSASEFGDDLSYSKIGKDISCNLGSMNIAKAMDGKNLAGSVEIAIRALSAVSDMSYIASVPSIADGNKKSHAIGLGQMNLHGFLAREHIYYGSEEGIDFTNIYFYTVLFHALSASNKIAMERGETFDNFENSKYASGEFFDKYTDQQWAPATERVRELFADIHIPTQEDWNALKASIMEHGIYNQNLQAVPPTGSISYINNSTSSIHPVAAKIEIRKEGKIGRVYYPAPYMNNENIDFYEDAYEIGYEKIIDTYAAATQHVDQGLSLTLFFKDTVTTRDINKAQIYAWRKGIKSLYYIRLRQMALEGTEVEGCVSCAL; via the coding sequence ATGACGAGCTCAAAGGAGCTCCCAGCCCAGTTCCAGGGCTTGAGCTACAACGATCTGAACGCCATGCTGAACCTTTACGGTCCAGATGGAAAGATCCAGTTCGAGGTGGACCGCTATGCAGCCCGCCAGTACTTCCTGGATCACGTGAACAACAACACCGTGTTCTTCCACGATCTTGACGAGAAGCTCGAATACCTCGTGAAGCACGAATACTACGAGCGCGAAACGCTTGACCAGTACTCGATGAACTTCATCCGCGACTTGTTCAAACACGCCTTCAACAAGAAGTTCCGATTCGAAACCTTCTTGGGCGCGTTCAAGTTCTACACCTCGTACACCCTGAAGACTTTTGATGGCAAGCGCTACCTGGAACGCTACGAAGACCGCGTATGCATGGTTGCCCTGCACCTGGCTCGTGGCGACGAGAAGCTGGCTACCCAGCTGGTTGATGAAATCATCGACGGCCGCTTCCAGCCTGCAACCCCTACCTTCCTCAACGCCGGCAAGGCGCAGCGTGGCGAACTGGTTTCCTGCTTCCTGCTTCGCATTGAAGACAACATGGAATCGATCGCCCGTGCAGTGAACTCCTCGCTGCAGCTGTCCAAGCGCGGCGGCGGCGTGGCCCTGTCGCTGACCAACCTGCGTGAGCACGGTGCACCGATCAAGCAGATCGAGAACCAATCCTCCGGCGTCATCCCTGTAATGAAGCTTCTGGAAGATTCCTTCTCCTACGCTAACCAGCTTGGCGCACGCCAGGGTGCCGGTGCCGTGTACCTGAACGCACACCACCCTGATATCTACCGCTTCTTGGACACCAAGCGCGAGAACGCGGATGAGAAGATCCGCATTAAGACCCTGTCGCTGGGTGTTGTCATCCCGGATGTCACCTTCGAGCTGGCTCGCAAGAACGAAGACATGTACCTCTTCAGCCCGTACGACGTGGAACGCGTTTACGGCGTGCCATTCAGCGAAATCTCGGTAACTGAGAAGTACTACGAGATGGTCGATGACTCGCGGATCAAGAAGACCAAGATCAGCGCGCGTGAATTCTTCCAGACCCTGGCAGAGATCCAGTTCGAGTCCGGCTACCCGTACATCATGTTCGAGGACACGGTGAACAAGGCCAACCCGATTGCTGGCCGCATCACGATGTCGAACCTCTGCTCGGAGATCTTGCAGGTTTCCTCGGCTTCCGAATTTGGCGACGACTTGAGCTACTCCAAGATTGGCAAGGACATTTCTTGCAACTTGGGCTCGATGAACATTGCCAAGGCCATGGACGGCAAGAACCTTGCCGGTTCGGTGGAAATTGCCATTCGGGCATTGAGCGCAGTGTCGGACATGTCCTACATCGCTTCGGTACCTTCGATTGCCGACGGCAACAAGAAGTCGCACGCTATCGGCCTGGGCCAGATGAACCTGCATGGCTTCCTTGCCCGCGAGCACATCTACTACGGTTCCGAAGAAGGCATCGATTTCACCAACATCTACTTCTACACGGTCCTGTTCCACGCCTTGAGCGCATCGAACAAGATCGCCATGGAACGTGGCGAGACCTTCGATAATTTCGAGAACTCGAAGTACGCGTCGGGAGAATTCTTCGACAAGTACACCGATCAGCAGTGGGCGCCGGCCACCGAGCGCGTGCGCGAACTCTTCGCAGACATCCACATTCCTACCCAGGAAGACTGGAACGCTCTGAAGGCTTCGATTATGGAGCACGGCATCTACAACCAGAACCTGCAGGCTGTGCCTCCCACCGGTTCGATCTCGTACATCAACAACTCGACTTCCTCGATCCACCCGGTCGCAGCGAAGATCGAGATCCGCAAGGAAGGTAAGATCGGCCGCGTTTACTACCCGGCTCCTTACATGAACAACGAGAACATCGATTTCTACGAGGATGCCTACGAAATCGGCTACGAGAAGATCATTGACACCTACGCCGCTGCAACCCAGCACGTAGACCAGGGCTTGTCGCTGACCTTGTTCTTCAAGGACACCGTCACCACTCGTGACATCAACAAGGCCCAGATCTACGCATGGCGCAAGGGCATTAAGAGCCTGTACTACATTCGCCTGCGCCAGATGGCTCTGGAAGGCACCGAAGTTGAGGGTTGCGTTTCCTGCGCACTGTAA
- a CDS encoding cupin domain-containing protein — MSNEPRRMANTAELPIGKHNGALWKLEPAERGLDANVISLAPGEQIGQHQGPALDVLLHVLAGSGVLRTDSGQIDLAVGDIIYLPAHSQRQFIAGDGGLGYFSVHQRKNTTGLMPASRTS, encoded by the coding sequence ATGAGCAACGAACCGCGCCGCATGGCCAACACCGCTGAACTTCCCATCGGAAAGCACAATGGGGCGCTGTGGAAATTGGAGCCGGCAGAACGGGGCCTGGATGCCAACGTCATCTCGCTGGCTCCCGGCGAGCAGATCGGGCAGCATCAAGGGCCAGCGCTGGATGTGCTGCTGCATGTCCTCGCCGGCTCGGGGGTGCTGCGCACCGACAGCGGGCAGATCGACCTGGCGGTCGGAGACATCATCTACCTGCCCGCGCACAGCCAGCGCCAGTTCATCGCCGGCGACGGCGGCCTGGGCTATTTCTCGGTGCACCAGCGCAAGAACACCACCGGCCTGATGCCCGCATCCCGCACCAGCTAG
- a CDS encoding PLP-dependent cysteine synthase family protein translates to MTDLWVRHAISQLNADANRSADTHLLRFELPASWGIELYLKDESVHPTGSLKHRLARSLILYGLVNGRITEGTTLVEASSGSTAVSEAYFARMLGLDFIAVVPASTSTEKINLIEFYGGRCHLVDGAGQVDAAARELAAESQGYYLDQFTYAERATDWRGNNNIAESVYAQMSAEPHPIPSWIVVGAGTGGTSATFGRYARYKQHETRICVADPEGSSFYEGWRTGNLAYATGTGSRIEGIGRPKVEASFMPGVIDHMVQVPDAASLAAMHFLRATTRYFAGGSTGTNLYAAFGIIAQMLQRGEQGSVVTLICDSGERYANTYYNQQWLEEQGLDLAPYTGQLERFIEKGVWNSPER, encoded by the coding sequence ATGACTGATCTTTGGGTGCGACATGCAATTTCCCAGCTCAACGCCGACGCGAATCGCAGCGCCGACACTCACCTGCTCCGCTTCGAACTGCCCGCCTCGTGGGGGATCGAACTGTATTTGAAGGATGAATCGGTGCACCCCACCGGTTCGCTCAAGCACCGGCTGGCCCGCTCGCTGATTCTCTATGGCCTGGTGAACGGGCGGATCACCGAGGGAACCACCTTGGTGGAAGCCTCCAGCGGCTCAACAGCGGTCTCCGAGGCCTACTTCGCCCGGATGCTGGGACTGGATTTCATCGCCGTGGTTCCGGCCTCGACGAGCACCGAGAAAATTAATCTCATCGAGTTCTATGGCGGACGCTGCCATTTGGTCGACGGGGCCGGGCAGGTTGATGCCGCGGCTCGCGAATTGGCCGCAGAATCCCAGGGGTACTATCTGGACCAGTTCACCTATGCCGAACGGGCCACCGACTGGCGCGGCAACAACAATATCGCCGAATCGGTGTACGCGCAGATGTCCGCCGAGCCGCATCCGATCCCCAGCTGGATTGTCGTGGGAGCTGGCACCGGCGGCACCAGCGCGACCTTCGGCCGGTACGCCCGCTACAAGCAGCATGAAACACGCATCTGCGTCGCCGATCCCGAAGGCTCCTCCTTCTATGAAGGGTGGCGGACCGGCAACCTGGCGTACGCCACCGGCACCGGGTCGCGGATCGAAGGCATTGGCCGGCCCAAGGTTGAAGCCTCCTTCATGCCCGGGGTGATCGATCACATGGTGCAGGTTCCCGACGCTGCCTCGTTGGCGGCCATGCATTTCCTGCGGGCCACCACGCGCTACTTCGCTGGCGGTTCCACCGGCACCAATCTGTATGCCGCCTTCGGGATCATCGCCCAAATGCTCCAGCGCGGGGAACAGGGCAGCGTGGTCACGCTGATCTGCGACTCCGGCGAGCGCTACGCGAACACCTATTACAACCAGCAATGGCTCGAGGAGCAGGGCTTGGACCTGGCGCCGTATACCGGCCAGCTGGAGCGGTTCATCGAGAAAGGCGTGTGGAACAGCCCAGAACGCTAG
- the poxB gene encoding ubiquinone-dependent pyruvate dehydrogenase, giving the protein MPNVADHLIEQLDTQGVRRIYGIPGDSLNGLTDALRENGHMEWVHHRHEEAAAFAAAAEAEITGELAVCVGSCGPGNLHLINGLYDANRSRVPVLAIAAQIPTEEIGSNYFQETNPVEVFRGCSVYAEQVSDVKQMPRILRIAMREAIEKRGVAVLVISGDVALSEMERTATQRIAKTSPRVLPNEQELEQAAEILEESRKVTILAGAGVAGAHDEVIALADKLAAPIVHAMRGKDHIEYENPFDVGMTGLLGFASGAKAIAECDVLLMLGTDFPYQQFYPQDATIIQVDIRGEQIGRRTRVDVPLVGTVKDTAAALNALLPVQTHRKHLDNALEHYRKTRAKLDELATGSKPGAAIHPQYLARLIDQAADEDTIFTADVGSPVIWAARYLTMTGKRRVLGSFNHGSMANALCHALGAQAIDRKRQVIAFAGDGGLSMMLGELLTATQNKLPVKIVVFNNSSLNFVELEMKAAGFVTYATDLHNPDFGAVATAAGLKGYRVDDSAQLESTIREFLAHDGPAVLDVVTDRQEMSMPPNIKLEQAKGFALYAIRTVLSGRGDELLDLAKTNWRQMF; this is encoded by the coding sequence TTGCCTAACGTAGCCGACCACCTGATTGAACAGCTCGACACCCAGGGGGTGCGCCGAATCTACGGCATCCCGGGCGACTCGCTCAATGGCCTGACCGATGCCTTGCGGGAGAACGGGCACATGGAATGGGTGCACCACCGCCATGAGGAAGCTGCCGCCTTCGCCGCCGCGGCTGAAGCCGAAATCACCGGGGAGCTGGCAGTCTGCGTGGGCTCATGCGGACCGGGCAATCTGCACCTGATCAACGGGCTCTACGACGCGAATCGCTCCCGGGTTCCGGTGCTGGCCATTGCGGCGCAGATCCCCACCGAGGAGATCGGCTCCAACTATTTCCAGGAAACCAATCCGGTGGAAGTTTTCCGCGGCTGCTCGGTCTACGCAGAGCAGGTTTCCGACGTCAAGCAGATGCCGAGGATCTTGCGCATCGCCATGCGCGAGGCCATCGAAAAGCGCGGGGTCGCCGTGCTGGTGATTTCCGGAGATGTCGCCCTGTCGGAAATGGAGCGCACCGCCACCCAGCGCATCGCCAAGACCAGCCCCCGGGTCCTGCCCAATGAGCAGGAGCTGGAGCAGGCCGCGGAGATCCTTGAGGAGTCGCGGAAGGTCACCATCCTGGCCGGCGCCGGGGTGGCCGGTGCCCATGACGAGGTGATCGCGCTGGCGGACAAGCTGGCGGCCCCGATCGTGCACGCCATGCGCGGCAAGGATCATATCGAGTACGAGAACCCCTTTGATGTGGGGATGACCGGCCTGCTGGGCTTTGCCTCAGGGGCCAAGGCCATCGCGGAGTGCGATGTGCTGCTCATGCTGGGCACCGACTTCCCGTACCAGCAGTTCTATCCGCAGGATGCCACGATCATCCAGGTGGATATCCGCGGCGAGCAGATTGGCCGCCGCACCCGGGTGGATGTTCCGCTGGTGGGCACGGTGAAGGACACTGCCGCCGCGCTGAATGCGCTGCTGCCGGTGCAAACGCATCGCAAGCACTTGGATAATGCCTTGGAGCATTACCGCAAGACCAGGGCCAAGCTCGATGAATTGGCCACCGGATCCAAGCCGGGCGCGGCCATTCATCCGCAATACCTGGCCAGGCTGATCGACCAGGCCGCTGATGAGGACACGATCTTCACCGCGGATGTCGGCTCGCCGGTGATCTGGGCGGCCCGTTACCTGACGATGACCGGCAAGCGGCGGGTCCTGGGCTCCTTCAACCATGGCTCCATGGCCAACGCGCTGTGCCACGCGCTCGGCGCCCAGGCGATCGACCGCAAACGGCAAGTGATCGCCTTTGCCGGCGATGGCGGGTTGTCGATGATGCTCGGCGAGCTGCTGACCGCGACCCAGAACAAGCTGCCGGTGAAGATCGTGGTCTTTAATAATTCCTCGTTGAACTTCGTCGAGCTGGAAATGAAGGCGGCCGGATTCGTCACCTATGCCACCGACCTGCACAACCCGGATTTTGGCGCCGTTGCCACCGCCGCGGGGTTGAAGGGGTATCGGGTGGATGACTCCGCCCAGCTGGAATCCACCATCAGGGAGTTCTTGGCGCACGATGGGCCCGCGGTGCTCGACGTTGTCACCGACCGCCAGGAGATGTCGATGCCGCCGAACATCAAGCTGGAACAGGCCAAGGGCTTTGCGCTCTACGCCATCCGCACGGTGCTTTCGGGACGCGGAGACGAATTGCTGGATCTGGCGAAGACCAATTGGCGGCAAATGTTCTAG